The Solanum lycopersicum chromosome 8, SLM_r2.1 DNA segment TTTCCGATCTCGAATCTCGTTTCTAATGCTCTCTATGTTCTCTACAATGGCTGCTCTTTATGTTGCCGGCAGGTTGCTCtctcttttgtatatatatttatttgtacatccaTGCATAGCTgcacattttcctttttttttggtttgtttatTGTTACACTGCTAGTGTCGtgaaattttgttttaacttgCTGAACTGGGCTATGTGAGATTTGCTAAGTGGAGATACGTATTTAGTCCTTGATAACAGGGTGAGTAGTTGATTAATGGAATGATTTCTTTCAATTAGCTCTCTCATCATTTGTTGTTTATGGTGAATCAGTTATAAcactattttgttgttgttactgtttCCTTATTAGTTTCTAGGtttgttttattattgtttttccttttcatgCCTACTTTGATTTGTTGTAGTCAGTTGAGAGTCCTCTATGAGTTACGGgaaaccccacttgtgggatttcactgggtGTGTTGTTTTTGTAGTTGACGATGATGATTTAACTGTGGCAACTGGTAATTGCATTATTGGCAGGTTGTGGATGGACTCGGAGAATAGGGTATATCTTATTCAAGAGCTTGATAGGAGAACCGGACAGGTATTTTCTCTCTAATGGTAATATTGTTCTATTCATGTGGTAGATAAAGCTGATTCATTTTCCCTGAATTCTCCTGTCATCTTTGTTTTAGTAAGTTGTAGTATGTAGGATCAAATAAGCTCTATAAAGATCAAGGTGGTTGTCATGTGAGGATTATAATAGCTGACCATGAGGTAGTCTCCTTGATCTGAATATAGAATATGATTGattataaagaaaatacaagGTTCCACATTATCAAATGTTAACTAGCCATCTGTATAGGTTTGGTGAAGAGTGCATTTCCCTCATGTAAGACTCAACATTGTCACAAGTTTTACTTGGGCTAATCTGCTAGAACTTCACCCAAGTTGAGGAACCCCCAACCGTGCACCAATAAGATCACCAAAAGCCTTTTATGCCTGGTTTTTGCTAGTTGTTCACTTGTTGTAGTAACATAAAATGAATGAGCTCAGAAACAGGAAGAAATTCTATTCATTATTAGTATGACATAGTCATGCCAGATTATGCACCAAACCCCTTTTACATGAAAGACCTGGGTTTTATTGCTATTTAAAGGGCTTAGGAAGCGGCAAGAGTCCTCTCTTTCATATGTTCACCTGAAAATTCATTCACGAGAGGAATCTCAAGGTAAATGGTACTGCACTGCTCAGGCTAGCCCTTCTAAAAGCCTTCGTTACATATGCCTGTTTATGCTTGATATCCGATGTAAACTTACCCTAATAAAGATTCTTTCTTCAATTATAAGTTTTTTGTCAAAAAGTGTACTtcaaaaaaggtttttttttttccagatagTTTGATGAAGTTGGCATTGAGATCTCAATTTTTTGTTGTCTCATTGGTCCTGATGAGTTGAGTCTTGAGATGGTTAATGTTATATCGAAAGTTATTAGCATGCTTATCTTCCTTTGTAGGGCCGTTCGGCTATATCAGTAGATGATACACTGAAGATCATAACCTGCAGGTTAGATGATTGTTATTGAATTTCAGTCATAGCTTTGAGGGAATTTCTCATTATATTGGAATTTTATGCTGGGATTATACAGGCTTATGTTGTCTTTGCCAGGGAACAACAGAAGAGGCTGACTGCACTTCAGATGGAACTGGGTAAAGCCAGTGAGGAAGGTTTTGTGTCAAAGCATCTACTGGATAACAATGAGAAGGATTCAAAGAAAAAACTTCTAGCTGTTATAGGTGTCTCTACAAATTTTGGCAACAAGAAAAACAGAGACGCAATTCGCAAAGCATGGATGCCTACTGGTTTAGCTTGCTTATCCTCTCccctttttcttgatttcttttgtTAGGCCTTTTGTGAAAGCTAAAATTGAACCAATTCGACTAAGATGCTGAAGTTATATTTCAGCTCACCTTGTTGATAAAATCATTGTCTGTTGAACACATTTAGACTGGATTCCTGTGGAATTCCCTAGTAATATCATTGATCTTGTCTTAATCAGGAGTATCTGCAGTACAACTGCTATAATGACGAGTTAATTTTTGAAACAACTGATTTCATTCTAAATTTGTAAGTTACTTTTGGCAGGTCCTGCTCGTAAAAAGTTAGAGGAGGAGAAAGGTATCGTAATTCGATTTGTCATAGGAAGAAGGTACCTACCTTGATAAATCTGAATTAAATAAAGGATACACCATAATGCTCTTTGAAAATAAGGAACTAGATGTTTCTTTCAATCAGGTTACTTACTCGAATTTGCACCTCATGCAGTTTGAATCGTGGAGATAGTTCGGATAGAGCCATTGATGATGAAAGCAGGAGTTTCGATGACTTCATCATTCTTGTATGTGAAGCTTTTGCATGTCATTTCTTATAAACTAAGTTTCTTGTTATCAACTAaagatagaattttttttatttattaccattaaAGAAACGAGCTTTAAGAATGTTAATTTAACTGAGATTTGTTAGTCGTTCTAACCTATTAAAATCAGTGTTGTGAAAGACGATCGCCTCGTCGCAATGGCAAGAGGCGAGGCGAGGCGATCCTCATCGACTTTTAGCTTTGTGACGAGGCGATTTTCAAAGGCGACGCCATGACGACAAAAGGCGAGAGGGAAGAGGCGAGAAAGGCGTCACCTTTTGTACTTTCTTAGAAAAAGGTGACTAATTTAGggttttaaaagttaaaaggtAATTTTAGGGTTTTCGACTTGACTCCTCCGACAATTAGACAGTCTTCTCTGGCGACTCCAAAGTCTACCAAtacatatttcttcttttcttcttcagatTTCTTCTCCTCTattgtttttccttcttcttcttcttcttcttcagacTTTAGAGTCACTTCTACCCTTGTTTTGacttttgttatgttttttttctcattcaagTTCTAGACGTTTAGTATGTACTAtctattttttgattttgaattgaaaaaattgctAAAATGTTACTGTTTGATTATTTACATccgcaattaaatattttaatttttttgtataaaatggTGCCACACTTCAAAATGGCGAGCGCCTCGCCGCTCGCCTTGCCTTGTGGAGAGGCAGACCCTTGTCGCCTTTTATCGCCTTTCGCTGTCCAAAACACTgatcaaaatagaataaatcTTCTTGCGTTATTCACATCCTTCCTCCACCAGAGAAAGAAATAGTAGTAAATTAACGGTAATCAAATTCCACTTTCTTTTCGAGGAaaagaatttttcaaataataaatggGTAGCAATTGTGTTGTTATATGTCAGCACACTCATGTCGTGTGAGCTTATTTGTATGTCTTTATAAGTATATCTTACCGTTCTGAAAATCGGGTTACTTTACTGTGCAATCTATTTCTTGAAGTACATATTTCTAGAAAACTCAGTATGTGAATATTATGTTCTTCCTGAACAGAATGATCATGTGGAGTCCCCTCAAGAGCAATCAAAGAAGACAAAGTCATTTTTTGCTCACGCTGTTGAGCATTGGGATGCTGAGTTTTATGCCAAGGTCAACGACAATGTCTATGTTAATTTAGGTAACAAGTATTAGGAGCCTCCAATATGTACGTTAGTGTATCTGTTGTGTTCTGTAGTCTGTGCTCTACGAACTTCTTTCCATTATCTAtgatttaattttctttccatTTAAGAAACTGTTATGGTACATTTGAAGTCATTAAATTCTTAGACTCTTTAAGTGTAGGAAAGAGATCGCGAAAGAGTTACCTAATGTATGTCAGCATTGGCATGTTGAATTTGGAAATGATAATGAGGTAAAGAACAGAAAGAAGTTGTACCTAGgtgattttaaatttcattcttgtCAAGCTGTAGTCTTCTCAAAGAGACAGTAAGGTCTAACATAAATCACAAAAAATGTACAAAAGCAAGACACTGTTGAATTGGTGTCATGTTACCTAAAATATTAAAGGCATGGTGCCTGTTTGTGGCCAACCAGGTCTAAATTGATTTCCCTAAGTGAGCAAATGTAGAATGCGCCATATTGTGTGAAAGTTGCTCAAAAGAAAAGTTGCCTCATTTACAAAGCTAGGACCAGAATGAATCCTATTGAATTACGATTTGGAGCGTTCAAACAACTACCCTGAGTTCTATAACAGGGTCTCTTTTGATTAAATAAAGTTTGCAATAACCTTGAATAGTCTATTTATTCAATAGTTGTATCAAGATGCCAATGAGAATCTTGTTGTATCTTCTTACTCTACTCTCTAACCATCGCGAAATTGATTGGAGATGATCCCTTGAGATACTATAATCCTAGTGATAGAATCTCGATTGGCTATGTCCTTCACAGAAAATTGCAACGCCATAACCAATGAGACATAATATTATAACGCCATATCTATGATGTTCTTTGCTGAGGTCTTAACCTGTTAACACCTACAAtattcttatgttttaaaaatatgtgcTGTATGCTTACGGGCTTTAGTTTATCCACAGATGCTATTGGATCTGTACTTACCACCTATCTGGATAAGCCTCGTGCCTACATAGGGTGTATGAAATCTGGCGAAGTTTTTTCACAGCCGTAAGTTTCTCCTGTTTATTGGATGATTGCTGTTTTGCTGAAACAGTGTTAGTTCTTCATAACCtaatttttgtttcttgttCACAGGGAACAGAAATGGTATGAGCCAGAGTGGTGGAAATTTGGGGATGGAAAATCGTGAGTACTTCTGTAATATTTACTGAAATCATCTGGCTGAAGCAGGCAGTGCTAGATATACTGCAGAGACCCACTGCTGCATGTATTGTAGTTATACCTCTTCTCTGTCTAGTGCTAGTTGCTCGTGAGTCTTGGTTGGAAATATTGATCATACATAATTTGAATCTCAGAGTCAGCCCTCATAAACTGAGGGAGAGGACAATCTTTTTGCCGAGATagacaagaaaatatattaattatggtTTCTGACATATATGTTCCAAACAAAAATGAAGATACACTATTTCAAATgattaaaggaaaataaatatagtagtaTTGCAAAAGAGGAAAATTGTTGGAGAAGGAAAATGAGTATATATTCAATGGAAATTGCATTATGAGTATTGGATTCGtatcttcttccttttcttctttctttatcTTTTGTGTTAGCAAACTTGAAGAGTTTTAATTTCATTAGTTATGTTAATATTTGTTGTAGAAATTGCACAAAATATTTGTGAATGGAGATTACTTAATATTTCCGGTCATGCTGCTATTCTGCTGATATCGATCAGGCATGACCTGCCAGCATCTGCATGCTGTTGAGTCTTCAACTTGTTTAGATGCtaattcttccattttttttgtaCTCTTTCGCAACCAGATACTTCAGGCATGCTTCCGGTGAAATATTTGCTGTATCGAAGGCCTTGGCTCAATTTATTTCTATCAACAGGTAAAATATGAGGGATTGACTGTGTACTTATTTTCAGAAAAAAGGTGGATTAGCATTATGTTTTTATTGCATGTTGAAGTAGCAACAACTGAGGTGCCAAGAACCTTGAGCTGGGTTTCTACTCTCATTAAAGGGTCGGTCGGTTTTGTTTGTAACATGTGTTTACTTACTTCTCCATAATTGTTTCCATGTTGGATTGATTGTATCTGTTAGTAGGCTATCTTTTATGCACACCACTccacttaaaaagaaaaacaaagccATACGTTTCCATTAATTGTGATGGCAATAGTGAAATGCTTACTGTTTTGTCTCCCTCCACTTTGTAGATCAATGCTTCGCTCATATGCTCATGATGATGTGAGTGCTGGATCCTGGTTCATTGGCCTTGATGTGAAGTATGTTGATGAAGGGAAGTTCTGCTGTTCTTCCTGGTCTTCAggtctctctttctctctctctctccctctccctcTCCCTCTCCCCCCATAGGAAataggagagagaaaaaagCGATTGGCGCCTCCTTTTGCAGCAGTTATTGACCATATAAACAAATTGCTGTCTCTGTATGAGTTGTGGATTGTTTTATTTAGGAGGTTCTGCGGGAGTATCTCTAAATTTGAGTATGAAAATTGTTACTTcctattataaatagttttttcCTCGTTAAAAATATAGATGATAGAGTGGTTTGAGTACACTGAGAATTATTACAAGGAAAAAAGGAAGTTTTCATATACGGACATCATTGTTATAATATACTGATAGCATTGTCTTGGTAATTTTTGGAGTAAATTTTACTTGCATcccattttctttttccttttatagaAATAGAACTGATCCATTTTGAAGGGAATGGTAGAAGATCCACTTTGAAGTGAAAGGTAGAAGAGATAAATCTTGGTGCTAGAAAAGGAACTGAAGACAATTGTTGCCAGAGTTATTATGTCAGTAGGTGTTTTGGTTAAAGAAAGCTTATATAAAGAGGGGTGGAGAAAAAACAACTCCTGTATTGGTGAGGCCAGCTGAAGTTACTCCTGTCTTTATTTAGGGAACTGTTTTGAGGTCAATTACTTTGTTGTTTTCATCAAGCTTAAGTCATTTTGCTCTCTTGCCTGACGAGTTGAGACCTATAGATATTGTTTGTTTGTATCTTGAGAGTCAAGAGATGCTCTATACAATTGCGTCGTAGAAAAAGAACAAGGAATTTACTGCTATTGTTATTGCTCCTTGTGACATCATGGTATACTAAATTGCTCTTCTTTTTTTAGGGTCTGTATGCGCAGCAGCTTGATTGGATCGCCTCATTTAGTACATATAGAGAACAAGTCACTGGAGATCAGTTTTGCTGCAATTTGCATTTGGTGCCGTGTACAAAGGTGGTTGAAGTTTTTCACTCCAATCATGAAGAGCCGCGTGATAGAGAGAGCACACACCTTAGTTCTTGACATCACCATGCCTTCCAGTAGGAATGTAGAAAGGGTTGTTGGAGTGTAAGACACTATGGTCAGAAAAGTTATTTGCATGGTGATGTATTCACAGAGTGCACACATTGTCCATTATTTAAGCATGGACTATTACTATCAATGTTATGCAGATATTAAGTTTGTTGAACTATGTGAGGATTGTCAAATCTCTTGAAGATTGCTTCTTTAGCAATTTCAAATATGAATTAGTGAGCTTTGAACTTACGACTTATATCGTGTAGATTTGTGCGATCACCTTATTTACAAGCCTCTATCGTTCCATCTTCATCATTGCCAGAGACCCACAACTACTCAATATCATGAGCTATctttttctccaaaaaccatCACATTTTCAACCATATTTTCTATCTCAAATCAAGATCCCCTCAAATTGGAATTAAATCTTCTTTAGAGATTTGAGCATGACACAGTATCACTAAATAACGTGTAAAATGTAATTGTGCATAATAGTCAATTGGTGAAAagatctaataataataacaatatttatgGAAAAGGTCTAATATGTTGTGGACAGGCATAATGTCATTTCTGTTTTTACTCAGTCTCATATATTTGCTCTTTTAGATTAATTCATCAAAGACATCAACTATGCCTTAAATTCTCATTATTATTTCGAGAATACACGAGTTCACTCTCGATATTCATATATATTCTAATATGagataaaatcataaattaaaataagaacgTGTGGATAATTAACTAGTGCTATTTATTTGGTATATATTGAGTAATACGTAAAGACGTGTGTCATGTATTCCTTTATTTAAGCTAAGAGATATGCAAAAACTTATGTAACATGAGCTTTTGTGGCTATTCTAGTGACACACTTTTAAAATTCTCATATTAATGATGATGGGGTAAGTGATGTTATTTGAATTTTGTCATTTGGTTTTGGGGATGGCCCTATATTTTATGTTGATATGGCTATGGAGTTTGGCATTATTCCTCAATCCAACCATTTGTCCCCATGTCTCTTTTTGTTGGTTAGCtaatttaatgtataaaataattattttacaaagaGTAATGATTTGATTTATCGGTGGCGGAGACAGAATTTATACGTATAGTGTGATTTTCGATAAGGTATGCTCCTAGTTTCGCTTCTCGATTCAATCGAATCTAACAATTTTGACACGAAgagaatatgttattattatattgatttttgaattaataattttaaaggtATAATTAATTCAACGATAACTATCTAAAGATTGAATACATCAAATCTAACTAATTATGTTGGCTTGAAACATCCCTCTTCATCACAAAGAAAAAGctttatccaaaaaattattagttaaaaatattgttttgtagctaaattttaattatttgacaaGTCTACTTTCGAAAATGACTGCCATTTGCtttcaaaatattgaataatcAAAGGTCAAATATTATTGtgaaaaatttgcaaaaaaaaattaaaattgttccTACGAGTCAACTTAGGACACATAATTCGATAGCATAAGAAATAGAGGACATTCACTGATAtttacaaattataaaaatgggctaattattttacaaatggcaataataattaagatatgATTAAATCCAATTATTGACTATCTCTTGTTCAAGATAATTATATTTGATTCTATATAtacttcattaaaatatttattttaaaaaaattgatgacaagTGCTTAAATCATGTTGGAGCCACTAGCCATCCAAGTTGTGCTTAAATTTGAACTATATTTGCAATTTATTTAGTCAAAAAATGGTAGGGAGCATTTCCTCCACCCTCGGCTCTACGTggcataaatttaaaataatttagctTCATTGTAGATATCTAACATCgaataaatattaatcaaaattttagtttaacttttttactctccctttttattttctcGTTCTTTGTCGCCCTAACATAAAAACAGTGGAGCTGAGTTCAGTTTCAGAAAATAAAATCAtccttaataaaaaatattttattattaaataaattcttcaatataaatttaaataaatcaaatcataatataaatatcaaaatcgaacaacaaaaaggaaaagagaaaaaagatatAGTTGGATATTTCAACAACTATATCCCTACTAATTCATTTCAAATTCCTCCCCCTCCTTGGAATTGACTCATACCATATTAAATCTAAGAAAATTGATTAGATGGTTGTTGGGAGAAATAAGTAAGAGAGAAAgctaagtaaaaataataataatacattcgatataattttataagtaaaatttaagaaaatgatgCGTATGTAAACTTTGATATGGTGAAGCGAAGTAATTTTCGAAAGACACTcagttcaaataaaaataattcaaagcaaatttaaaaaaagaaaatcatattaaagTCTATAGAAAGAGAAAAGGTTACACCAACTAACAAAATGAAATggatgaaaaaaaaacttaaatagaaataaaataataacgtTACATGcgttcaaaattaattaatctcaaatcaaatatcaaatttcgaaacgaaaaaaaagaaaatatatgacATGTTTCAACAGCTATATACCACCTACCAACTACAAA contains these protein-coding regions:
- the LOC543789 gene encoding beta 1,3-glycosyltransferase-like protein I; translated protein: MNSRGSANRLSSTSNFRSRISFLMLSMFSTMAALYVAGRLWMDSENRVYLIQELDRRTGQGRSAISVDDTLKIITCREQQKRLTALQMELGKASEEGFVSKHLLDNNEKDSKKKLLAVIGVSTNFGNKKNRDAIRKAWMPTGPARKKLEEEKGIVIRFVIGRSLNRGDSSDRAIDDESRSFDDFIILNDHVESPQEQSKKTKSFFAHAVEHWDAEFYAKVNDNVYVNLDAIGSVLTTYLDKPRAYIGCMKSGEVFSQPEQKWYEPEWWKFGDGKSYFRHASGEIFAVSKALAQFISINRSMLRSYAHDDVSAGSWFIGLDVKYVDEGKFCCSSWSSGSVCAAA